The window CTTGAGAATGTGAAGTGGGCCAAAACTTTGGCATCTTCTATTTTCAACTTTCAGTTGTTTATCTGTAAGTTTAACATTTATAGTGAGCAAGTCCCATGATGCCACATGCTCTGTAGTTACCTTTGGTTTTTTGGTTAACCATCTCTTGGTTAAGCATACTGATAGCTGCTTATTACAAGTAGGCTGGCAAGCAGTTTTTCCTTGCTCTGCGCAAAGGTCATTGCTATTCTTGGACTTGAAAACAAGGTAAAAACTTGGTTAGTAAGACTTAATGGAAgaatccttcatttttttttctcttcgtTGAATTTTGCCACTTTACTGCCTCACTTAGCAGATGGGAAACAATAGTTTTATCTTAGTCTTTGGTGTAAGGTAACCCTAAGAATATAACCAGGCAAGCAGATTGGATGTCATGGCTCTTTTAAAGAAGAGAAGCAATCATCAGTAAAGCTTTGAGAGACATGGGAAAGGCAGTGATTACTGGCAAATAATATGGTAAAAAGTAATCTCGATCCTTTGATATACAGGAACCGTACTTTGTATTCAGAGATACAAGATACAGATTTCTCTGCATAGGAAGTGCTTGGTAGTACATACAAGGTAACATTTGGTGTTCACAGGCTATTTAAAAAGAAGGTTGTGTTAGATTCTGCAGTTCTTATTTTCAGCAGAGTGTTGCTGTCTGCCTGATGATTACCCTACTCAAGAGACAGGCTGTTCAGGTGGCCTGgatctgttttcttgttttgcacCTCTTGAGTTAAAGGAAAATTGATGGCTCTTTGCTGCCAGTCTGGTACCTTTGCTGCCAAGTGGGTGCATTTTGAGGCAGTTAGAGCTTTCTGGTGCATTCATTAAGTGATTTCTGTAGTCATCCCAGTACTGCGGGGTCTGTGTCTGCCCAGTTACAGATAGAAATACCTGAAAATTAAACTCCATATGGAATCCAAAATCAAGCAGGCCAGTAAGTGCAAGATTGCTTGCTACCACAACTAGAAGGTGGTATGGAGTGCTTCTTAACCTTACCATTCAATCTTACAATTGGTAGTAAGCAACTCTCAACACTGTGTAGAAATGCACTACCACAGAGTATATTGTTGCTAGCATCCCCCAGCTTGGATGTTTCTGGTGGGAGGAAAAAGTTGTGTGTTTTGAAAGTCCCAGGGATGTAATTCAGTGTGGTCCCTTAGATTCAGATCATAAAAGCAGTGGGATAACAGGAAGCACAGAAGCAGTGGTGCTGCAGAAAATACTCTGGTTGCACGGTTAGTAGGGAGTTGGGAATTTGCCAGAATGAACGTTTAGGTAGTAGCACTTCTGAGTATGCTTACAGCTCTGAAGGCTGTCAAGCAGAGTGGTGTATTTTAACGTTGATTAGATGCTAGATgcatttgcttctgctttttaaaagggtaatttaaaatgaataggTATACAAACCCAGCCCAACAGACTATTGATTGGGTTAGCAGTAGTCAACAACTATATATAAAGGCATAAAACATTCCTGGCTTTATGCTGTGCTCCCAGGATCAGCAACCCAATTTATCCCTTAATAGTAATTAAGAATTTTATGTCTAGCTTATCTAAACAGTGAGTGCTGATTAAAACTATTCTATTAAGCTGGGAATGATTTAATGTGAGATAATCGTCCTTTTGTTTGTCACTGTTGCTAGCTTTCACATGACTGCAGTGAGCGTGAGTTTGATCAGCAGAAAATAACGTGTAGTGCTTATGTctgggatcccacagatgtgtCCATAAACTCTATTTACAGCTGGGCTTTAAAAAATGTTGCCATCCTCTTTGTAGTGATGCAGGCATTCCACCTATGTGTTTCAAAACCTGCTTACAACTACAGGCAATAGAGCTGTATACCTGTTAGTATCAAAGGATACTAGTCAACAAAGACCTGATAAAGATCAAGTTCAATGTTCCTTTTGCTTATTGTTACAAGATAAAGTAAGCAAGTAAAATATTTGAGTTGACTGAGAATCCAAGCATGTAAATCAGGTATTAAGAATGATTTTTGTACTAAGTGATGGTCTCTGTTGTGTTCCTCATTTAGCACAGGAAAAACTGGGGGGAATTGGTACAGTAGAGGGTCCTTAAGAGCAGAACAGCTCTTGCAGTTAATATTGCAGTGAGCAGATATTTGTCACAGGGCTTATCTAGGTGTGCTTCAGTATGCACCTATGTCATGTTTGCAAAGATGGTCGTAGTTATGCTACCCAGTTTCTGTAGGTGAACGTACACCATATTTCCTGAGTGCTGAAGGGACACAGTATAGGTGACATGCATATCCCTGTTGCAGCCATGACAGGATTGTTGTTCCTTTTAATTAAGCAGAAGATGAGTTCACAGACAGAGGCCGTTTGTGAGGACAGAACAACAGTCATTTGAGTCATTTGCCAGCAGGCAACAGGTAAGCCTTTCAGCTAAGGTCTGTTGCAAATGTTGCAGGTTTTCAAGACCCAAGTATTCATCCAGTCCCAAGTATTGATTCTTGAACACTTGTCCTATGACTTCAGTATAGTGCCAGTGTTAAGTGTTGCCTAGAACATGCAGTGTTCATCTAGGCACAGTGATGATGTATCTGAAGCATGTCTTATTCGCAGCATGTGTTAGAAGCAGCACTATTCATTGCCATGTAGTCTTGAATCAAGATACCATTTTCATAGTCCTCTACTGCAGATTAATCTAGAAGTGAGGCATCCTCATCCTTAGTATGTTGTACAGATAGCTGTACGTGTTCTCAACTCTGAACAGTGGTTAGTAAATTGGTATGTATCAATGGTACAACCAGGTGGCAcacaagtatttaaaaaatgcattttaatgtcACTTAAGATCTGCTAATGAACTTAGGAGtcatttaaaattcagtgttcCAGTTTTTCCTCTTAGAGAAGCGTTAGAAGAAACCAAATTGAACAAGAGCCAGTGAAGTGCTCTTTAATTTAGTTATGCAATATTGTAAGCTTACTGTGCTAATATCGCACTTCAGTTAATGAAAAGGAGCTTGTTTAAGACTAAAACTTATAGATATTTTGAGAAGGCCAGATCTGTAGCCAAAATATCCCATTTCATAAGAATTGGCTTGTGTGTGATGATAATCTCTTAATTTTTACCCCTTGTTTAGTGATCTTAGGGCTTGGTATTTAGATGCTCTGCTGTATGTCTTCATTCTTACTTGCATTGTATTATGTACTTTCCATACTGTATCCAAGCATCTAAAGAAAGTGTATCTATGAAACGACTGTCTTGacttgatattaaaaaaaagctggatgttaatttttatttttttgttgtttgtggtTTTAAGTGCTTCTTATAGCTCCTGGTTACCCattatgtttcatttttgaagtCTATAATCTATATGTCCAAGTGAGTATGTGTGCTATGGAACAAGTAGATAGTACCAAGATTCCTGAGTTCAAAGCTATATTTAACAGTCATTTGCATTATTTGTAGGTGCTGTTAGTAAGCAGTAGCCGATACCCAGATCAGTGGATTGTACCAGGTGGAGGAATGGAACCAGAAGAGGAACCTGGAGGAGCAGCTGTCAGAGAGGTGTATGAAGAGGTAACAAAAAAAACTCCTACTACTTCATTGCAGAATGGCTGagataggaaaggaaaaggacctctggaggtcacctCCAATCCTTGCTCAAGCAGAGCCACCTAGAGCCTGTTGTCCAGGATCATGTCCAGATGgctcttgaatatctccaaggagggTGATTTGCGTGGTCtctctggtcaacctgttgCATTGTGCAGGAAGTACAAGGTTTTACAGAAAGCTTGTGTGTGCTAAAAAGAGAATGGAGTACAGAATATCCAATGTTGAACAGCTTTGTCATCCCAGTATGACAGAGCACATTAATGTTGCTGCTAATTGTCGACATGcataatgtgtttttttcagtgctttctcttttttttttttgattagcTGTACTACCTGTGCTTTAGCTGGCATGCCCTTAAGACTCTTAGCTTTGTTGTGGAAGCATGGGAACTTGATGTAAATGTAGGTTGCCTGAAATTTCCTTGCCTTTTGGTGTCAGAATGAATTATATGTGCTCTAATTTGTTGACTCTTTTCCCATCTTATGTGGGGAACAGACCAATTTTGTATTCAGTGCTCTTAGCAACCCTCATGCAGCAAGATTTAGGCATAAATAAGCCTCGTTGATTCAAGGTTATTCCAGATTTTCCTGCTGTGTTCACTTTTGTTGTAGGGGCCAGTTTTGAGCTGCCCAAGATAAATACAGAGTGCTTGTCTGAATTCATAAAAATATACTGTATTTATAAAAGCGAAGGAGACTGCCCCCTTCAAATGGGGCTTGACTGCCTTGTGGCAAAGATCCAGGCTCCTCTCCAGGAGAGGCAGTAGAGGAATCCCTAGGAAAAATCCTGATGCTTTCCCCCATCTTAACATATCATAGAAGTTGTCCAGGGGGTTGATCAGAAATACCAGTGGTCTAGCTTCTGTTTGCAGACAGTGCTAGACACAGAGCTGTCAGGTTAATGCCACAGCCAAGTGGTGTAGCAGTGAGCTGGGACATGTAGCAAAAAAAATATCAGCCTCCATGTGCTTCTGCTCTGAGAATATTCTGAGGAGTCCTTCAGGTCATGGCCTTGCTCAcagatttctgcagtgctgccttgaAAGAAGTGCAAAGTTTGGGAGGTTGAGGCTGGGATAGCAAAGGAGTAGGTGTGGAATATGGCCCAGTCAGGCTGCACACAGTGCCCAGACATGGAAAACTTTGTGGCTGCTTCATACAGACAGTAAAAATTTGGTTactcctgattttttttgttgtgcttCTGGAATTGCTTTCAgatcagcaggaaaaaaaaaaatggagcaaacagtgaaaaatgagaatgtCAGCTCTGTTCTGTGAAGTGGTCCTTCCATAGCAGAGTTTTGCCCATGCTCCTACTTCCTTGTCAGGGTGAAGCAAGACTTTCCCATACATTGCTCTGTACAACAACTTGAAAGCAGGTTGAGTTGaggtgagggtcagcctcttctcccaggtaactgtcagaacaagaggaaatagCCTCAAATTGGCACcagtggaggttcaggttagatattaagaaaaatttcttctcagtagtggttgggcagtggcacaggctgcccagggaggtggtgtcaccatccctggaggtgttcaagaacggtgtggatgtggcactgagggacacggtcagtgggcatggtgaggatgggctgatggttgcGCTAAATGatcatagaggtcttttccaatgttatGATTCTGTGGTGGTGGTCCTGGTCAGGAGTTGTATTCACTCTTAAATGATTGTTCTGTGGATTCTTCACTGTGCATTCTTGTCCTAGTAGAAAAAGTGGAATGGATAGAGAGCTGTGTAAAAACGAAGTTGCAATCTGCTAGGCAAATCCATAGGAAAAAACAGGATAATGTGTGTAGAATACTGAGCACATCTGCAACCTACAGATTCAGgtgtgaattaaaaaagaaagtcttgTGCCCGATAGATTTCATGTCTCCTTATCTGAAATACTGCTGCAGTGAACGTGTTCAGTAGAAGCCTTCATGATAGAAAAGCTGGGTGCTgtgtgactgaaaaaaatggcagtATCACCACTGTTTATACACCACAAAAGCAACCTTCTGAAGCTAAAGAAACCAACGGCTCTAAGGCTCCTGAGAGGTGCTGGTCTCAGGCAAATgagcttttatttcattcttatgGCAGTGGCTACACTTTTTTTAATGGTATTCCAGAAAGGCATGACCTGCTAGCCATGTTTGGCTCTTAGCTGTGCTTTTAAGTACCTAAAGGTTTTTCATAAATGAGCCAAAATTATTTGGAGCTGCTTGTTCAACAGCTTGAGGATTTTCAgcacttcatagaatcagagaatggtttgggttggaagagacccttaagagcatgtagttccaaccccctgctacaggcagggacacctccctctagaccaggttgctcacagtcccatccagtctggccttgaacacttccagggaggaggcatccacagcctcgctggacaacctgtgccagtgtctcaccaccctcacagcaatgaatttcttcctaatatctagcctcaatctaccctcttccactttagagccatttcccctcatcctgtcactacatgccctcaTAAAAGTccctctgcagctttcctgtaggctcccttcacACACTGGAAGGCCATTTGATAATGAACGTTATATGTTCATGAcccaaacaaaaatacaattaaGCTACAGGCTGAATTGTGTGCTGATGTAAGACTGCAAGGAAAAGCACCATTCTTAGTGAATACTGCGGTGGTTTTTCAAGGTTTTTACTTGAGCCATGGAAATTCACACTAACCATTTTAGAGATGGATGTCCTTTCTATTTTTACACTGAGGTCAGTGTCACCTGGCAAGCTGGTTACAGTACAGTGAAGTGAACTGTTAAGAGTTTTGTGAATGAATAAACTTCAAAGCAGGCACACTGTGGCACTCCTTTGAACCGTGTTTCTTCAGTATTGGGTCATGCACAAACTAACGCCGGCATCCGTTAATTTATTAAAAGAGAGACACTGATAGCAGGTGTTGTAAGGGTCATTCCTAGCGGTAGGAGCACTGGTAGCTCACAGTGTGTTAGCCCACTGCCTCTACATATCCCCTGGTTTCCCACAAAAAGTGGTGTATTTAAGcaatctttgtttttaaagcccAAACAAAGGACAAATGCAGTCAAAGCTACGTGTACTGCAGTTCTTCCATAGTCAGACTCTGAGTCActcctgttgttttttgtctttgagCTCTGTTCATGTTAATGTTGGGGTTTCTTTCCTCTGGTAAGTAAAGTTTAGTatgaattattctttctttctgatccAGTGTTGTGGTTACGTAGTATAAATTGAACTGTCATTTTGTGTGTGGGTAACAGTAGATTAGGTAACTTGTCAATTTCTTTAGACACAAGCTTTTACAAACCTGAAACTAGGATATCGAAACGCAGTTACAGTGCAAAGCAGTCCCAGAAGGGTTGTACGCCTTGCTtaaatgcagagctgctttgttaCTGAAGTTGGAGCTTAGTCTTTAATCGGGTGGCATGATAGCTTGAAATGGGAATGGCTTGCACATGTGGTATTCAGAGGGAAATCTGACACATAGAGGGGGTGAGATGATCATCTGGCCTCTCAAAGGAAGGAGTACCCTCCCActgccttttcttctgtctcacaaaaaaaaagactcttGCTCTGTTAGTGTATTGAAGTGTCAGCCAAAATACGTGCAGTTTCCTCCCTTGCCTGTGGAAATACAGCTCTctgagaagaggaggctgattCTGGTTAATCTGCTGTAACTGTAGAAGCGCCAGTAATATTATTTAAGTCCTCtcacaagaaataaaaggatCTGCTCCAGCAAGTAGCTAGTACTACattgatttattaaaaaaaaataaaaagcctctTAAATGAGATTGTACAATGGTACAATGAAACCCTTTTAAGTTCTAAAAGTATGCAAGAAAGAGCAGGAATAGCCTTGCACTGTGTTTTCTTGCCTGCAGCCACTGAACTACTGTCCAACCAATCCCGCAGTTGAAATAATTCTTAAATGTTGCAGATTTTAAGCAACTTTCTATGCTAGTAGACTGTTAGCCTGAAAGTTCCAGCAGAACTCTTGCTCCATCTACAGGAAATACAAGGCAAGTCTGATTGCACCTCTGCAATGCTACATTGGGATCTGCCAGGAAGGTTATGGGATGAAGCAGCTAGTATTCCTTCTTGTGGCTCCATTTAGACTAGCGTTACAGCATCTCTGAAGTTCAGATGTGAGAAGTTACTATATAGTGCTCATAGACTGACAACAGCTTGTTTGctggaagaaatgcagttttttaaggttttcttttgaatttgaGTGTCTCACTCAGCTGTTGGATTTTGTGGAATTATTAAACAGCTGTGTATTAAATGCTATTGGCTCACAATGGCcaaagaagaaagacaaaattgtCCACGTCCCAAAACTTAACATTGTATTGGGTTGTGAGCTCAAAATTTGCAATGTGAGAACGTTATTGGACatctgtatggcaaacaggtatacagattgtaaggtaaataggtatacaggtataggaccagagagattatcgcgtttacaaaggagtaatgaaataaagagctttcccatgtcctgggcttgcagaagggctccaagaggagtgatctccagatagagatccttccttgttgggagtcagcccttaaatggggtctaggaggggtgaagccaggctccaccccttctggtcactcaggtgaaattgtgttcacctgtgcccctgcggctgactcagcactcgcctcaggtgcTCCATCAGAGGTTCTGGtcgtgattcaacagttcccatataGACATCCCAGGAAAAAGCTGGATCTTTTTTCAGTCCTGTGGGACTCAGTTCTGATGGATTTTGAAGGTACCATGGTAAGAATCTGGAGAAATTGCTCTGGTTAGGAATAGCCCTCGAGTTTTCAAGTAGTCTTCAATTTAATGGCACTTCTTAAATAATGGCTGCTGTTATTCAGCTGAGGTGGGAGTAGCTTACTTTCAGAGAGAAACCACAAGGCTCCAGACACTGCCTTCTGTACTTCTGCATGTAAAAGCTTTGAAAGATGCTCCTGTCTGCAGAAATGATGCCCCATTTTGGAAGCACGTGTCTTTGCCCGGAGAGTGACTTGGAACTGCGGAGAGAAATCACATCTGGTGACATGCGGTTGCACAAAAGCTTTTGTTGTTTAATCCAGAATTACTCGGTTGAGTATCTGTTTAAACCACTGATTTGAATGGAGGCAGAACGGAGAAGCTCTTAAAATCAAGCAGATTCCATGTGGCCGTAGTGAAATTGATGACAAATTCAGACTGAATCCGGGGTAGTGAGAAATGGGGGGAATTGAAAAGCACGTGAAGAAAGCTGTATGGTTGTATACAACTCTGCATTAACTTCAGGTCTAGTTCTGGCTCTAGATAAGCAAAAGACTGAGATGCAGAGGCTGAGAGCAGACTTCTTTAATCAAAACAGTCTAATAAATAACATTAGCCATCtgcttcctttaaaaagaaagacgTGGAGCATTCACTTGTGAGATGCTGATTAGGCTTACTGCTGAAGCCTGCCCAGTTGCCTGTCAGAGCTGCACACCAGAATGTAAATAAGATCCATATGGCCCTTCTACATAAAGGCATCGGTAGTTTTGGTTAAAGCTGGGAACCAAGACTGAAGGCTAGGAAATGTCATCTTAGCACTGAGAAGCCCAGTTTTAAATACCAGTTATACAAGGAGGCAAAATCTAAATATGGCTTTATCTACCAGTAGGCTACACGTGTGTTCATGTCTCAGTGGGACGCACTCGGATTTATTCGGCATAAGTGGGTGACCATAAATAACGGCTGTTGGAGGAAGCATTGTGTGTTACTTCTGTGGAAACCAACCCTGCAGCCTCACAGGGGTATAATGACCGCCTTAACTATACACAGAACTGTGACAGGTGCATTCACATAGGGCTTATTTAAAGTCTTGGAACAATTCTAAATGTAGAAGTTAGTAACGCTGTGGAGTTTGGGGAATATAAATCTGGTTGTAAGGTCACATGCCCCAAGCCATGCTTTCCTATGAAGACTAGCATGTGTTAATTGATGGTGCTCTAAGAGCCACCTGGCTACCTCTAGTTTGGTTTGTTGCTGTATTATGAGGACTTGGAGTCCTCAGAGCTTCTGTAAGAAATAGTAATGGAGTCCTAATGATTCTGTCTCTAGATTAACCTGCATGCCTGAACTTTTCTCTTAGCCTGTTTACtttcatgcttatttttttcagcattggTTGTGTATGTGGCACTGTCATTATTTAACATAGGTTTTAATTGCTTAAATAAACCTAATAAGAAAGAGTAATTCATTTATACTGATGCAGAAGATTGTTGCTACAgtattttgactttttaaattacaaagcaTATGttaatgctgcttttcctgcctGTTTTGTAGGCTGGCGTAAAGGGAAAGCTAGGCAGACTGCTCGGGATATTTGAGGTGAgctatttctttcactttgcaAAGACAGCTGCTGTTTGGGTTTGgttctgttatttgttttttgttggtgttggttttttttgtgagttGATAACCTGCAGAAAGCAACTTCCATGTGACAGAGGCAGGCTTCAGTTGTACTGGTCTGTAACTTTGCAATGCAGCTTTAATAGCTGTTGGGAGACACGTCAGGCAGATGTTGTTCTCTAAGTGCCATGTGATGTGTGCAGGTTTGAGTAAGGAAAGCCTTTCTAGAAAGAGCGTCTGGAAGTAAAAAGTGAAACAGCCACAGTCTTCAAACCTGCCTCTCTTTTTGAGTccagcaaaacaaagctttcaAATACTGGGTTCCCATACATGAGTACATACGGTTATCAGTGAGAATAAGAGCCAGTTTTGCTGGCAGGTATTTTCTAATGTTACGGTTGTGGAATGTCTGTGATGCTGACaacttttcttgctgtgaaTTAAAACCTCTTCTTCTAACATTTAAGCAGAACCAGGATCGGAAGCATAGGACGTACGTTTATGTTCTCACTGtcacagaaatactggaagacTGGGAGGATTCTGTTAATATAGGTAAACGCATGCTCTCTCCTCATATGCTACACTTAACATGTTGTAGTTAGCAAATAATTCCACTTTCTGAAACGGTTCTTGTAATTCTGGTGAGAAGTTCCAATTCTTTTCCATGTAGTGAAATTATTAGAAACTATGATGCTGATCTTCCATGTTCTGTACATGTTTAACCAGAGCTGCTTCCAATGTGCTGTGTTACTCTTAGGTTATTTCAGTTTGGCATTCTAAATGCTAAGATGGAATCAACTTTGTTGTTAGTCACTGGTACAGCTCTTCAGGCTGAATTTTATACCAacagctttttcctttaaaatgtagGATGTGTTGCTCTATGataccttttaaaaatgatctATGAGGGAagttttgatgtgttttttcaCCAGTGTGTGTTTCCACTTCAAGCCTATTTTTTGGTAGTGCTAGTGCTCACCTTATGAACACACCTACTCCTGTTTGTACATCTGCTACTCAGTGCTTGAAAGATATGGTGTATTTGTCCAGTTGAAATCCTATTCACTGGTATCAAAAATCACATCCTGTCTTGATCAGTGCTTTGCCCTTTTTCAGGAGGTGGTGCTTTAAGCAATGTTAATGTCCATAAACTCGCAACATTACAGTGTCACTGAGTAGCACACAGCTGTAAAGGATATTTTCAAAACTGTGCTCAGTTTGTTTAGGTAGAGTGAACATATTGCATGCCTGCATCCCTGCAGAGCAACACTGATTGTCTGTTGCTTCAAAGGATTCATATGGGGGTGGTTTTGTTACTCCTCGGGCTCAAAGTGTGCAGGGGCTgtcagggcagtgctgctccattcctgctcagcacagggctgcagggcacaggaACCATCCAgcatgggctgctgctgccccactgctcttCAGAGCACTGCCAGGGGTGACAGCGCAGGAGAGCGATACAGAGTCACTTAAATAATAACCCCTTCCTGTAAGGCCTAAATGAACAGTCCCATGAGCTCCTCGCACTGTCTGCTTCATTGTGAACTGTTTCAACAGGCTTAGGTGAGTCTCGTGTACTCATCCATTCTCTTCATGTCGTCTTACTCTATCTGACAACTTGAGCTTCCTGAAGTAACTGAGATGCAATTGATCATTTAGCAGCCGACGGTGCTGTTAAACATCtgtaacttttttctttgtggGTTGTACTccttcaggaaggaaaagagagtgGTTTAAAGTAGAAGACGCAATCAAggtccttcagtgccacaagCCTGTTCACGCAGAGTACTTGGAAAAACTGAAACTGAGCTGTTCACCCACGAATGGAAACTCCGTGGTTCCCCCTCTCCCAGATAATAACTCCCTGTATGTCACTTCTGCACAGACTTCTGGGTTGCCCTCTACTGTGAGATAAACGTTTGGATTACCTTTTTATTCATGCCATCGCAAGGGGAGACATCTTTGATTACATGCAGGCACCCGTATAACTGTCAGTTCTAAGTGAAATATGTGAATGTGTCATAATGTCAAGtttatttgaatgcatttttcctttttaacaatGTAAAATAGTATTTCAGCAAACCAAAGCCatatatggatttttttaagaTGCCTTAGtaggccatttttttttaaaaaaaaaatgaaacttgagTATATGAATTTCCATAtctgctaaaataaaatatgcatctAAGTGGTGTTCAGCTTATTTAAGGCTTGTCAGTAGTTCTGCAAGAGTACTTGCTTAGAGAAAAGCTTGAGCAGCTAGGCTTACAGTAAACTCCTATTGGGTATCCGCAAATGATGTGCTAAGAACTGAAGACCGCAGTTTGGGGAGATGAAGGCAGAGGTGTGTAAGTGTGACTACAGAGATGCTCACCAACCCATTTTGGGCTTTGAGAGCCAAGGATACCAACACTATGCGCTGTTTGCCTCAGTCATCCAAAAAGTTGCTTTGTCCTATGCAGCCTTCACATAATGTAGGACTAGAGCAAGGACAGTAACTCTGTCTTGCAATTACCAAACCCATTTGCTATAATTTGGCTACTTGGTCAACCAATTAAGTGTCAGATGTATGTGAAGGGTGTTGCAGTTCCCTCCCTcaccctttatttttttcctttcagcatttTGGTGCACATTTTGTTCGTAGTGCAATTACATGGCAGGATCCAGAGCCTGCTAACCTCCAGTGACAAGCATCTTATGTCGTGTACATGCAgtctgttatttaaaaatgcttaGTCCATGGGCATCCTTTAAGGTGTTCATTAGCAAACGTGTTGAGGTGTTGTGCCCAGTGGGAGCTGGTTGTGGTACTTCTTGGGCCTTGGAGACAGGTAGGTTGATATGCTGGTGGAGGAATAATATTCCTTTGTCTTACTCAGAAGGTATGCTGAAAGCCCCGTATTAAAGTTAGCTCTTTAATACTCGAGTTTTACTGTTTTAACATCAGTTGCTCTAGCATTTTGTAATTAACAGCTGGCCTCTTGGTGAAACTCACCTGGAATAAATGAGGTACAGCTGACAACTCCCCTctgctttgttattttctccttcaaCCAAGATGATGAAGCCTAAACCCACTGTAGGTCTTAATATGTTCTACCATAGGACTAT of the Gallus gallus isolate bGalGal1 chromosome 1, bGalGal1.mat.broiler.GRCg7b, whole genome shotgun sequence genome contains:
- the NUDT4 gene encoding diphosphoinositol polyphosphate phosphohydrolase 2 isoform X6, coding for MVRLEGESLQRRVMATSVEPFHLQVLLVSSSRYPDQWIVPGGGMEPEEEPGGAAVREVYEEAGVKGKLGRLLGIFENQDRKHRTYVYVLTVTEILEDWEDSVNIGRKREWFKVEDAIKVLQCHKPVHAEYLEKLKLSCSPTNGNSVVPPLPDNNSLYVTSAQTSGLPSTVR
- the NUDT4 gene encoding diphosphoinositol polyphosphate phosphohydrolase 2 isoform X3, giving the protein MMKFKPNQTRTYDREGYKKRAACLCFRSEREDEVLLVSSSRYPDQWIVPGGGMEPEEEPGGAAVREVYEEAGVKGKLGRLLGIFEQNQDRKHRTYVYVLTVTEILEDWEDSVNIGRKREWFKVEDAIKVLQCHKPVHAEYLEKLKLSCSPTNGNSVVPPLPDNNSLYVTSAQTSGLPSTVR
- the NUDT4 gene encoding diphosphoinositol polyphosphate phosphohydrolase 2 isoform X5, which produces MVRLEGESLQRRVMATSVEPFHLQVLLVSSSRYPDQWIVPGGGMEPEEEPGGAAVREVYEEAGVKGKLGRLLGIFEQNQDRKHRTYVYVLTVTEILEDWEDSVNIGRKREWFKVEDAIKVLQCHKPVHAEYLEKLKLSCSPTNGNSVVPPLPDNNSLYVTSAQTSGLPSTVR
- the NUDT4 gene encoding diphosphoinositol polyphosphate phosphohydrolase 2 isoform X7 codes for the protein MEPEEEPGGAAVREVYEEAGVKGKLGRLLGIFEQNQDRKHRTYVYVLTVTEILEDWEDSVNIGRKREWFKVEDAIKVLQCHKPVHAEYLEKLKLSCSPTNGNSVVPPLPDNNSLYVTSAQTSGLPSTVR
- the NUDT4 gene encoding diphosphoinositol polyphosphate phosphohydrolase 2 isoform X4 → MMKFKPNQTRTYDREGYKKRAACLCFRSEREDEVLLVSSSRYPDQWIVPGGGMEPEEEPGGAAVREVYEEAGVKGKLGRLLGIFENQDRKHRTYVYVLTVTEILEDWEDSVNIGRKREWFKVEDAIKVLQCHKPVHAEYLEKLKLSCSPTNGNSVVPPLPDNNSLYVTSAQTSGLPSTVR